The DNA region ACCCCAACAAAAAAGGGTTCTTAACACCATCAAAGTATTCCAAGCAGAATACCAGGAAGGAGTTCCCTACAACATCCTGAAACTGGATCTGAACATTCCCGAAGATGATCTTAGCTTAATTTTGCATAAACTCGAAGAAGAGGAGTACATATCATGGCAGGATGGCATTATCCGCCTTAAAACTAATGGAAAGAAAAATGAAAGGGATGAAAAAGGCGAAACTGTTCTCCAGGAGAATTTACCAAAGGAAACTACCAGTGAAACTGCAGACAGTCATGTGGATAATAATTTTCCAAAATCATCTATTGGCGATAAAACTGATGAAAGGGATGTTTTGGTGGGAAAAGCTGAAAAAACAGAAGAAAATGTGAATAATGGGAAAAATGAAGATAATGAGTATAATGAATTTAATGAAGATCTGGGGGATGCTGGGGGGGATGAAGTTAAAGAGGAGCTTTCTGAAACTGAACAGCAATCTCTGGAAATAATCAGCAAATTAGTTGATGAATCAGGGAATATTTCACGAACTCTTCTGGAGGGAACACTTCTCTATGGAGATTTAAGGTTAAGCAACATTCGCATGTACAATCTTATCATTTCACTGGAATACAAAGGATTTTTAAAGAAGATAACACTTACAGATGGGGAGTATTATCACTTCACTCCTTGAACTATCTTACTTTGCCGATCTTCATTAAAAAAATATTTGCCTAAATCATCTTAAATTTTTTTTAATCCAATATTTTCATCCAATTTCGCATCGAATTTGTATCTTTGTAGTTTATATCCTTTTAAATATATTAGATCACCATATGATAGAATATAATGATTCACAACCAGCTATAAGGGCTAAACTCCGAAGGTGGAATATACATCACCTCAGCATAACCCTTTTTTAAAAGCTCCTGATTTAGGTTAACTCCATCCACATAGACCACAGCCAGGGTGCGACTATATTTATCCTTATTCTTTTTATCATCAATATCCAAGCCAACGGTTTTACCCAGGCACATGCTGGTCACATAGTCCTTGGCTGTCTGGTATCCGGATTCTCCCCTCTCAGGGGTGTTAACCCCCACAAAACGTATTCTACCCACTCCTTCCACATCTATGGTGTCTCCATCCACTACCTTGTAACACTTACCACTCACCTCCACATTTTGACCAGTCAAAGTACCAGGTTGGGGGTTAGTGAGGTTAGTGGGGTTATCAGCGACTGTAGGAGTCTGGGTGGGTTTAGAAGTACTGTTATCAGAGTATGATGAGTTAATAGATTGATTTAAGTCACTATGAGTACATCCCGAAACCGCTAGAATCATAATGCAGGTTATAATCAGTAAATAGCGCATGTTCATTTTATCCTCTTAATCAATTTAGTGGATTATTAAATCCTATCTAATTAGTTATTATTTGAGCAAGTGTTTGTTCTTGATAATAAAGTTGTTATTGTGACTATATGTAGTCATTTGTGTTTCCTGAATCAATATGGCAACATGACCAGAACACAATGGACTATAAATGGAATAAAATTCAACACATAAAACATGATACTAGTAACTGGAGGGGCAGGATACATAGGCTCCCACGCCAATAAAGAGCTCAACCGTGCTGGATACGATACGGTAGTCCTGGATAATATGAGCTACGGGCACCAGGATTTTCTTAAGTGGGGAGTCCTGGAAGAAGTTGATCTTGCTGATTTAGTTTCACTCAGAAAGGTTTTCCGGAAATATACCATCGATGCAGTGATGCACTTTGCAGCATTCACCTATGTAGGTGAATCAGTGGAAGATCCGGAAAAATACTACCTCAATAACCTGAAAAACACCCTTAATCTTCTCCAGGTGATGAATGAATTCAAGGTACGGAAGTTAGTTTTTTCATCAACCTGTGCTACCTATGGAAACCCTCAGGAAATCCCCATCACTGAAAACCATCCCCAAAATCCCATAAGTCCATATGGTAAGGGTAAATTTATGGTGGAACAGGTCCTAGCAGATTACAATGTGGCATATGATTTCCGATACGTTTCATTGCGTTATTTTAACGCAGCAGGAGCTGATCCTGAAGGTGATGTTGGAGAAAGGCACCATCCAGAAACTCATCTCATACCACTCATCTTAGATGCTGCAGCAGGGAAAAGAGAGGATATAAAAATATTCGGAACAGATTATCCCACAGATGATGGAACATGCATCAGGGATTACATACACGTCACTGATCTGGCAGATGCCCATATAAAAGCCTTAAAATATCTGGAAGAAGGTGGTCAGAGTGAAGTTTTCAATCTGGGAAATGGAAACGGATTTTCAGTGAGGGAGGTAATAGAAGAGGCTAAAAAAGTTACAGGAAAAAAGATCAAAGCTACCGAAACAGAAAGAAGGCCTGGTGATCCTCCCATTCTGGTTGGAAGTTCCGAAAAGGCCCGCAGAATCCTGAAATGGCAACCTAAATATGATGATCTGAATAAAATCATCACCACAGCTTGGGAATGGCATAAAAAAGATAATTCAATGTTAAATTAACAAATGAATTTGTTAATTTTTAGATCTTCCTTTAAAAATTGTTTTTATTCTAAAACCTTCTTTAAATACTCTCTCAACTCTCCATTTACTTCAGGATCCTGCAGGGCAATCTCCAGAGAACTTTTAAGCCATTCCACATTGTTCCCAATATCATAAATTCGTCCATCGAAAACATGGCCGTAAACGTTATCCAATCGTCGCATGGCATCAGTTAACTGTATCTCCCCACCCACACCAGGCGGAACATCCTCAATATGGTCGAATATTTCTGATTCAAGCACATAACGTCCGGTTATAGCTAAATCAGATGGTGCTTCATCTGGCCGTGGTTTCTCAACCATGTCCTCAATTTTATAAACAGAATCTTCAACCTGCTGTCCCTTAATAATTCCGTAACGTTCAATTTTATCCCGGGGGACTCTTTCAATGGCAATAGCAGAAGATTTGTATTTTTCATGAATATTAAGAAGCTGTTTAGTACAGGGAGTTTTCGACTGACTAATTGTATCTCCCAGGAGAACGGCAAAGGACTGACCATCAATATGCTTTTTCGCACAAAGGATGGCATCTCCCAATCCCTTCTGCTGCTTCTGCCGGACGTAGTAGATATCTGCCATCTCTGATATGGCCTCCACTTCCACCAGGTAATCCATCTTACCACAGTTACGCAGAGAGTACTCCAGTTCAAAGGAACGATCGAAGTGGTCTTCAATGGATCTTTTTCCCTTACCAGTTATAATCAGTATATCATCGATTCCTGAGGCAACTGCTTCCTCCACCACGTATTGTATAGTTGGTTTATTGTAAACAGGTAGCATTTCTTTTGGTTGGGCTTTGGTAGCTGGTAAGAACCGAGTTCCCAGCCCTGCGGCAGGTATAACAGCTTTCATAATCTTTCCTCTTTCATGATTTTTAATCCTTTTTTAGTATCCAGCATCCGAATTTTAAGATCTCTTCGGACTTTATTAACAGATAATGATGAATCACGGGGCCTTTTTGCTTTTTGTTTTAACTCTGAACTACTTACAGGTTTAATGAGAGTTTCATCCAGTTCAAACACCCTTGCAATATTCAGTGCCAGTTGAAAGCGGCTGATCCTCTCACTGCCTGCAGTATGATATATTCCTGTTTTATTCTTCTCAATTATCCTTAAAATGGCCAGTGCAGCATTATTCGCCAGTGTGGGGGAATTGTAATGATCATCCACCACCTTTATTGTATGATTTTTTTGTAACTCATTTATAACCCAGTTAACGAAACCCGTCCGGTTATGCCATCCGTATAGTACACTTACCCGGGCAATTGCAAATTCAAGTTCAGATTTTTTTACTATCTCTTCGCCTTTAAGTTTTGTATAGGCATAGTAATTGAGGGGATTGGGCTTATCATCCTCACTGTACATTCCCTTGCTGCCATCAAAGACAAAATCGGTGGAAACATATATCAACCGGGCTCCTAATTTTTCACAAATATTAACCAGGTTACAAGTTCCCTTTACATTCACCTTCCATGCTAGTGCATGATTTTCTTCACAGTAGTCCACTTGGGTAAGTGCAGCGGAGTGTATAACCACATCTGGATTCAGATAAGTTAACTTATCCAGAACCTCTTTCTCCTTTGTAATGTCCAGTGAGATGGTGTCTTTCAGAGGGTTATGATGATGGATGCTAATGATTTGGTAGTTTTCACAGGCAAGGTCCTGGAATCTGGAGCCTAACAATCCACTTCCTCCAGTTACCAAAACACGATCCATGGTAATGGTTAATAAGCGCGAGATATATAAAACTTTCCAAGAAGAATAAACGGTGTACTTATGATTGAAGGCGTAAAAGTAAAGAAGCTTAAGGTCATTCCAGATGAGAGGGGCTGGCTAATGGAAATATTAAGAAATGATGATGATATTTATGAAAAATTCGGACAGGTATATCTGACCACAGCTTATCCTGGAGTGGTGAAGGCCTGGCATCTGCATAAAAAGCAGACTGATAACTTCACCTGTGTCCATGGTCTGATGAAGGTTGCATTATATGATAGCAGGGAGGATTCCCCTACCTATGGTGAGATAAACGAATTTTTCATTGGAGACAGAAACCCAATGCTCATAAGCGTCCCACCATACGTCTATCATGGTTTTAAAGCGGTGGGTGATGAAACAGCCTATTTTGTCAGCGTCCCCACCTTACCATTTAACTACGATGACCCTGATGAATACAGACTTGACCCCGACACTGATGAAATACCCTACGACTGGATATTGGATAAGAGTAAAAAACATGGTTAAATCCTTGATCTACACGCCTTTTGGGGGTATAAACATCTATCGTGGCATATTATTAGTATAGAAATGATATTGGCGATTTTATGAAAATAATGATTACAGGTGGTGCGGGATTCATTGGATCCAACTTCGTACACCACATGAGTGAGAATGAGGATTATGAAATAATTGTCCTGGACAAATTAACTTATGCCGGGGATTTGGAAAACCTCAAGGAAATCCGTGACAAAATAGAATTCGTAAAAGGGGACATTGCAGACGAAGAAACAGTTTCCAGTTCTATGAAAGACTGCGATATGGTAGTAAACTTTGCTGCTGAAACCCATGTGGACCGTTCAATAAAAGACCCGGGTGTATTTGTAAAAACAGATGTTATAGGCACCTATAATCTTTTAGAAAGCGTGCGCAAGTACGATGTGGAGCGTTACTTGCAGATATCCACTGATGAAGTTTACGGTAGTATTGAAAATGGTTCATTTACTGAGGAAAGCAACGTGGATCCTTCCAGCCCCTATTCTGCCAGTAAAGCTGGGGGTGATTTGCTGGTAAGTGCCTACTGGAAGACCTATGGCACCCCGGTCATCATCACTAGGAGCAGTAACAACTTCGGGCCCCGGCAATACCCGGAAAAATTAATTCCCCTGTTTATTATGAACGCCATGCAGGATAAGCCGTTACCAGTTTATGGTGATGGTAAAAATGTTAGAGACTGGATATATGTCATGGATAACTGTAAGGGAATAGAAGTAGCCCTGATGAAAGGTAAGCTGGGAGAAGTCTATAATATTGGTGGAGGAAACGAGAGAAATAATCTGGAGATAACCCACCTTATACTGGAACTCTTGGGAAAACCAGAGAGCCTGATAACCTTTGTTGAAGACCGTTTAGGTCATGATCGGCGTTATTCCCTGGATTCTTCCAAGATCATGAAACTGGGCTGGATGCCTGAAACTCCTTTTGAGGATGCCATGCGGGAAACTGTGGAATGGTATAAAAAAAACTTCTCCAGGTTTGAATAAACCTTATTTTTTCATTTTTTTTGTTCAAAAATGTGGAGATTATCAAGGAGTAATATGTAAGAGTTAATCTAATTATTTGCATTTGAAAATTTTTTATCATAAATCTATTTTCAATTTTTTTAAAATATTTACAAAACTTTGCTCTGTTATTCCATTAATTCTAAGAGTTTTTCGCCGACTTTTATGTCCAGATACTATTTCGGTTTCATACCCAGTAAGTTTTGAGAATTCTTTCATTATTTCCTTATTGGCTTTCCCTTTGCTTGGAGGTGCTTTGATTTTAACTTCAAGAGTTTGCCTCCATTGATTGTAACCGGTGATCTGAAATTTACTCGAGTTTGGTGATACTTCTATGTTAACGGTTATTCCTTTGGCAGTAGATTGAACTCTATTCATTTTAATCATCTTTTCAATCATTCAATGATTGATTTATCATCTGCATCCCCAATATTATCCTTATTCAATCCTTTAAATTTTTAAGATTGTAAAAAATAGGTATTAAAGTATTTATCCCTATAGATAATATTCTATTCACTTAATTTATTTTTTCATGAATTAGGGTAATTTTTTTACCCATTTATAATAATGGATACTGTGGATGCTCACATAAGGTAACCTTTAAATAGTGAAAGTGAGAGATGATGGTATGCTTTACTCTCATGTGTGAGAATCAGCACAGCAGGGGTGGTCGAGCGGTCAAAGGCGCTAGGTTGAGGGCCTAGTGGGTGAGTCCCTTCGCGGGTTCGAATCCCGTCCCCTGCACTTGTTTTAGATTGTATTAATTAATTAAAACTATTTTAAATTTATTTCAGGGTTTTGAACGTTTATGGTAACCTTTAATGTTTTCCCTGATCTAAGATCCTCTACCAGATCTGGGTTTAAATCAACAGCTGCCTTATCTGCACGTATCATGAGGGTTCGGCTGCAAATGTAATCGCTCTTGCGGCACACCATGTCGGTGGGATGATCCAGAGTCAGTCCAGGATGACCATACCCGATAATCATGTCAGAAGCGTTTTCTGTTTCCAAAATTACTTGGACTTGGCTTTTCTCATGCTGAATTGCCCTCTTCATTTGCTGGGGCAAATCATTCAAGGACACTTTAGATGATACTCCTACTATACAATCAGCTGCCAGTCCAATATCCTTATCTCGAGTTACTTCGAATGTGCTGTGATGTTTGCTGGTAATATTGTGATGTCCATGGGCCTTGAAGGTATATTTCATTAATTAATCACCCATTAATTAGTTAAGTTCTAGCTATTTAATATCTAATATGAACAATAATTCAAATTGAGGTAATGGATTAATAATATTTAAGAAATCATTTGGATTTTCAAGTTAGTTAGATAAACACACTAGTTTCAAAATCATCCCTCAGTATTGGGTAATAAGGAGGATAAACAATTTTTTAAAGATAAAATTCTTGATGAGCTAAATCTGGTTCTAAAAACAGACCCGGGCCTAGTTGTTTTGTCAGGATGCGCACATCAAGGTGTGATTAACATTCTCTATTTTATTAGGAGTACTTCCAAGATAAGGAATACTTCCAAGATGAAATATGTGGTTTATTGAGGATCAAACCTAGTTCAAGTCACCTGCCAGATTATAGAAAAAACATGAATGGCTTTAGAAAACCAGGTCTTAAAAATGGTAGCATTAGGGCACTGCACGGGGTTTAAGGATATTTAAAATGTTTTATAGTGGTTTCAAGATAAATTCATTTCCATGCAGCTGGTTTGAAATCATAGTTGAACTGGGAAATTTAATGGCATTAAAGATTAGATGTGAAATGATCAGAGGATAATAATTCATATGACTCACAAAACAATTCGGAAGGGCACATACTGTATTTTCATTCAATTAAAAAAGGGTCAGGTTATTCAGATTGGGAAACTAGGTAAAATAAATTTTCATAAAGGTTATTATGTTTATGTGGGTTCTGCTATGAACTCCTTGGATGGCAGGATACAGAGACATTTAGGAAATAGTAAAAAACTCCACTGGCATATTGACTACCTCTTGGAAAACCCTCAGTCAGAGATAATGGGAGTATACTTGTCAGATGATGGTGTAAAACATGAATGTGAAATTGCCACCCAAATTGCCCTTCAAGGGGTAGAAATTCCCAATTTTGGCTCTTCGGATTGTAAATGCAAATCCCATCTAATTTACTTTGCCTCAGCTTTTGAAGCTGATTTTTCATGTAGAAGTGCATTTGAAAAGTTAGGATTACAATTAGGTAAATTTAGGGCTTAATTTGATAAGTTTATGACTTCTCCTTAAGAATAAAAAAATCTAAATGATTATAGAAAATCATTTCACTGGAAATCCCTGAAAAATTCTTCAAATTCATCTACATCCATGGGCTCGGGTACCACAAACTTCTGGTTATCATAGATTGTTTTGGAAAGTTCACGGTATTTTTGGGCCTGTGCTGAGTCTGGGTACTTCTCCACTACTGTTTTAGCATCAATCTCACTTTTCTGAACCAGTTCACTCCGCGGGATAATTCCAATAACTTGACTTCCGATTCTACGGGCGAATTCTTCCACAATCTCCACTTCTTTGTTAATTCCTCTGCAGTTGCATATTATCCCTCCCAGATTGCTTTTAAGCTTTTTAATACCTTTGGAGATGTTATTAGCAGCATATAATGCCATGTACTCTCCAGAAGTCACAATGTATACCTCATCAGCATAGTCTTCCCTCAAAGGGACTGCGAATCCTCCGCAAACAACGTCTCCTAGCACATCGTAGATGATAACTTCTCCTTCATCAGAAAAGACTTCCAAGTTTTCCAGGAGTTTCATGGCTACAATCACTCCTCTTCCTGCGCAGCCAACTCCAGGTTCGGGCCCTCCACTTTCCACACAGCTCACACCACCAAATCCTTTAAAGAGAACATCCTCCTGGTTGGCATCCCTTTTTTCTTTTAGGATGTCCAGTATGGTGGGTATTCTCATTCCCACCAGAGTTCTTGTGGTGTCTGCTTTAGGGTCGCAGCCTATAACCAGCACTTTTTTATTTTCTGAGTAAGCTGCGGCCAGGTTGGAGACAATGGTGGATTTGCCAATACCTCCCTTCCCGTAAATGGCAATGTTTTTGTTTTTACTCATCCCCTCACCATGGCTCCAATAATGTCTCCTCTGGTGATGATTCCCACCATTTTTCCTTGGGAATCCACTACAGGTAACCTTTTAACATCATGAGTGTCCATTAATTTGGCTGCATCCGAGATATCTGCATCCGGGCTGATGGTGACTACCTTTTTAGTCATTATTTCTCCAATAAGGATGCTGGCAGCTTTGTTCATGTCTTCGGTTATTTCGTCCATTTCATATTTCATGCGCAAGGGTAGTTCAATTAGATCCAGAGGTGCAGGTAGGATCAGGTTCATATGGGGGGAGTGAACTTCTATGAGTCGCATGATATCGCCTTCACTGATGATTCCTACCAGATGGCCTTCATTATTTACTACTGGTGCGCCACTGATCTTGTTTTCACGCAGTCTTCCAGCCACATCAATGATGCGATCATCCACCTTGAATGTGATTACCTCTTTTTCCATGGCATCCTCAATTTTCATTACATCAACTCCTTATCCATAAAAATATTCTTAAATGATATTTTTTTTATCATTTTTATCTAAATCTCATATTATCTTAAATTAATCCTTCGTTTATCTCCAATAGATACAGATATAATTTCTTCATCATTGTTAATGCTATTGATCCTACTCCTATAATTGTTTTTTATAAAAAGTGTTCATATTTAAAGGGAAATTTCTTCCAATATCATTTACTGGAGATATTTTTCAATATTTATGATTCAAAATAACTTTTCATAGAGAATTGTTTCATATCTGTCATGGTATTATAAGATTGAAAAAGAAGATTATAAGGGATTTAGACCACTCAAAGATTCATTAATTAACTTATTCTTTTGGAATAGAACATGATTTTAGAACTCTCTCTAGGTCCGCAATAACTTGACTATTATATCGGCATAAATGAAAGTGAATTTAATTAAATTATAGGCTAAATAAAGAGAAATAACTACAAAGACTGGAAATGAAAATAAATTCAATCTCTAAAAAACTAAAGAATTAGTTCAGTCCTTTACATGTAATTTTTGCTAGTGAATGCCTTTGAGAACACTGTATGAACTGTCCATGCCTAATCTCAGTGTTGCCGGGGCCGAGGTAACATGTCTGAGTACTTTTTTTAGTAAATATATTCTTTATTATTTACATTTGAAGTTTTAATTTCGTTTATAACGCCGATAGACCAGATCTCCAGGCCTAACTTTTTGATCAAATAGAATCCCCACATTTTCCCCTTTCTCTCCTTTTTGAACATTTTCACCCCTGATTTGCATAGATTCAACCTCTCCAATCACAGAACCAGTGGTAGGACCCTGCACTATAATATTATCCCCAACTTGCAATGGGTTCCACAAGCGTATCTCAGCAGCCTTCACTTTAGAATAATAATTTACCACTTCACCAATATCCTGTTTGCTGTGGGTAGCCTGGTTATAGCAACTGGTCTTTTGGGGTGTTTGGAAATAGAATCCAGTGTCAAAACCACGATGATAAACCTTACGGAGTTCATCCATCCAGTGGTCCTGAAATTCCCATGAACCACGATGGTAAGAATCAATGGCCTTTCTGTAAACTTTAGTAACGGTGGCAACATAATCTGCAGGTCTAGCCCTTCCTTCAATCTTAAAAGAGGCAATTCCCGCTTCAATAAGTTCGGGGATGTGTTCAATCATACACAGATCTTTAGGACTTAAGATATGACCTTTAAATCCATCATCATATCCTTTTAGAATACTATCCCCTTTTAGAGTTAACATATCTTCAGATTTTTCCTCACAAACCAGTTTCCACTCTTTTCTACAGGGTTGTAGGCATTCACCACAGTTAGCATTCTTATGGTAAAGGTAAGAACTTAAAAAACATCTCCCGGAGATGGCCAGACACATGGCTCCATGCACAAAGACCTCCACTTCCAGGGGACTATCACTGATTATTTCTTTAATCTCCTCCAGGGATAACTCCCGCGATAGGATCACCCTTTTAGCACCTAAGTCCGCCAGAAGTTTCAGAGATTCTGAATTGGATATGTTGGCCTGAACACTGATATGAACATCAATACCTTCATCATGGGCTATTTTAAGAACTCCCAGGTCAGATGCAATTATGGCATCTGCTCCTGAACTTTTTATTTCAGGTAAAATTGTTTCAAGGTGTTCAATATCTCTGTTTCTCATTACTGTGTTGGTACAGACATAAAGACGAGAACCATGTTCATGGCAACGATTTGCAGCCTGTTTAAGGTTGGTTAATGTGAAATTGGCACTGTGGGCGCGCATATTATAGCCCTGCACACCAACATACACAGCATCTGCTCCATTTTGCAGTGCTGATTCCAGGGCAGTGAAGTCCCGTGCAGGAGATAGTAATTCAACCATAAAACCACAGAAAGAATTTTTCCACTAATATGGAATTTATTTTAGAAGTAAATATAAGATTTAATTAATGTTTTAATTATTTTTTCAAACTTTTATTTTTTATCGCAATCTCTTATAAAAATTAGCAGCGGCAGGACTCATATTCTTCAATATCAGCAGGTAATTCCGTCGGATATTCGCCAGTCAGACATCCCAAGCACAATTCATCCTTTTCAATGCCAATACATTCTACTAGGGACTCTATACTTAAGTAACCTAGTGAATCAACCCCCAAGGTTTCTTTTATCTTTTCTACTTCTTTGTCTGATGCTATGAGTTCCTTTCGGGTGGCCATGGCAATTCCGTAGTAACAGGGAGAAATAATGGGAGGTGATCCAATGCGCAGATGAATCTCCTTTACACCAGCCTCACGGAGTACGGTAACCAGGGCTTTAGAAGTTGTACCCCTTACTATGCTGTCATCCACAAGAACAATGCTTTTACCCTCAAGTTCAGACTTTATGGGG from Methanobacteriaceae archaeon includes:
- a CDS encoding DUF371 domain-containing protein → MKYTFKAHGHHNITSKHHSTFEVTRDKDIGLAADCIVGVSSKVSLNDLPQQMKRAIQHEKSQVQVILETENASDMIIGYGHPGLTLDHPTDMVCRKSDYICSRTLMIRADKAAVDLNPDLVEDLRSGKTLKVTINVQNPEINLK
- a CDS encoding dTDP-4-dehydrorhamnose 3,5-epimerase family protein, which codes for MIEGVKVKKLKVIPDERGWLMEILRNDDDIYEKFGQVYLTTAYPGVVKAWHLHKKQTDNFTCVHGLMKVALYDSREDSPTYGEINEFFIGDRNPMLISVPPYVYHGFKAVGDETAYFVSVPTLPFNYDDPDEYRLDPDTDEIPYDWILDKSKKHG
- a CDS encoding CBS domain-containing protein; the protein is MKIEDAMEKEVITFKVDDRIIDVAGRLRENKISGAPVVNNEGHLVGIISEGDIMRLIEVHSPHMNLILPAPLDLIELPLRMKYEMDEITEDMNKAASILIGEIMTKKVVTISPDADISDAAKLMDTHDVKRLPVVDSQGKMVGIITRGDIIGAMVRG
- the rfbB gene encoding dTDP-glucose 4,6-dehydratase, which produces MKIMITGGAGFIGSNFVHHMSENEDYEIIVLDKLTYAGDLENLKEIRDKIEFVKGDIADEETVSSSMKDCDMVVNFAAETHVDRSIKDPGVFVKTDVIGTYNLLESVRKYDVERYLQISTDEVYGSIENGSFTEESNVDPSSPYSASKAGGDLLVSAYWKTYGTPVIITRSSNNFGPRQYPEKLIPLFIMNAMQDKPLPVYGDGKNVRDWIYVMDNCKGIEVALMKGKLGEVYNIGGGNERNNLEITHLILELLGKPESLITFVEDRLGHDRRYSLDSSKIMKLGWMPETPFEDAMRETVEWYKKNFSRFE
- a CDS encoding GIY-YIG nuclease family protein, producing MTHKTIRKGTYCIFIQLKKGQVIQIGKLGKINFHKGYYVYVGSAMNSLDGRIQRHLGNSKKLHWHIDYLLENPQSEIMGVYLSDDGVKHECEIATQIALQGVEIPNFGSSDCKCKSHLIYFASAFEADFSCRSAFEKLGLQLGKFRA
- a CDS encoding U32 family peptidase, which codes for MVELLSPARDFTALESALQNGADAVYVGVQGYNMRAHSANFTLTNLKQAANRCHEHGSRLYVCTNTVMRNRDIEHLETILPEIKSSGADAIIASDLGVLKIAHDEGIDVHISVQANISNSESLKLLADLGAKRVILSRELSLEEIKEIISDSPLEVEVFVHGAMCLAISGRCFLSSYLYHKNANCGECLQPCRKEWKLVCEEKSEDMLTLKGDSILKGYDDGFKGHILSPKDLCMIEHIPELIEAGIASFKIEGRARPADYVATVTKVYRKAIDSYHRGSWEFQDHWMDELRKVYHRGFDTGFYFQTPQKTSCYNQATHSKQDIGEVVNYYSKVKAAEIRLWNPLQVGDNIIVQGPTTGSVIGEVESMQIRGENVQKGEKGENVGILFDQKVRPGDLVYRRYKRN
- the rfbD gene encoding dTDP-4-dehydrorhamnose reductase, with product MDRVLVTGGSGLLGSRFQDLACENYQIISIHHHNPLKDTISLDITKEKEVLDKLTYLNPDVVIHSAALTQVDYCEENHALAWKVNVKGTCNLVNICEKLGARLIYVSTDFVFDGSKGMYSEDDKPNPLNYYAYTKLKGEEIVKKSELEFAIARVSVLYGWHNRTGFVNWVINELQKNHTIKVVDDHYNSPTLANNAALAILRIIEKNKTGIYHTAGSERISRFQLALNIARVFELDETLIKPVSSSELKQKAKRPRDSSLSVNKVRRDLKIRMLDTKKGLKIMKEERL
- a CDS encoding thermonuclease family protein, producing MNMRYLLIITCIMILAVSGCTHSDLNQSINSSYSDNSTSKPTQTPTVADNPTNLTNPQPGTLTGQNVEVSGKCYKVVDGDTIDVEGVGRIRFVGVNTPERGESGYQTAKDYVTSMCLGKTVGLDIDDKKNKDKYSRTLAVVYVDGVNLNQELLKKGYAEVMYIPPSEFSPYSWL
- a CDS encoding YggU family protein, which produces MNRVQSTAKGITVNIEVSPNSSKFQITGYNQWRQTLEVKIKAPPSKGKANKEIMKEFSKLTGYETEIVSGHKSRRKTLRINGITEQSFVNILKKLKIDL
- the galE gene encoding UDP-glucose 4-epimerase GalE; its protein translation is MILVTGGAGYIGSHANKELNRAGYDTVVLDNMSYGHQDFLKWGVLEEVDLADLVSLRKVFRKYTIDAVMHFAAFTYVGESVEDPEKYYLNNLKNTLNLLQVMNEFKVRKLVFSSTCATYGNPQEIPITENHPQNPISPYGKGKFMVEQVLADYNVAYDFRYVSLRYFNAAGADPEGDVGERHHPETHLIPLILDAAAGKREDIKIFGTDYPTDDGTCIRDYIHVTDLADAHIKALKYLEEGGQSEVFNLGNGNGFSVREVIEEAKKVTGKKIKATETERRPGDPPILVGSSEKARRILKWQPKYDDLNKIITTAWEWHKKDNSMLN
- the cfbC gene encoding Ni-sirohydrochlorin a,c-diamide reductive cyclase ATP-dependent reductase subunit, encoding MSKNKNIAIYGKGGIGKSTIVSNLAAAYSENKKVLVIGCDPKADTTRTLVGMRIPTILDILKEKRDANQEDVLFKGFGGVSCVESGGPEPGVGCAGRGVIVAMKLLENLEVFSDEGEVIIYDVLGDVVCGGFAVPLREDYADEVYIVTSGEYMALYAANNISKGIKKLKSNLGGIICNCRGINKEVEIVEEFARRIGSQVIGIIPRSELVQKSEIDAKTVVEKYPDSAQAQKYRELSKTIYDNQKFVVPEPMDVDEFEEFFRDFQ
- the galU gene encoding UTP--glucose-1-phosphate uridylyltransferase GalU; this encodes MKAVIPAAGLGTRFLPATKAQPKEMLPVYNKPTIQYVVEEAVASGIDDILIITGKGKRSIEDHFDRSFELEYSLRNCGKMDYLVEVEAISEMADIYYVRQKQQKGLGDAILCAKKHIDGQSFAVLLGDTISQSKTPCTKQLLNIHEKYKSSAIAIERVPRDKIERYGIIKGQQVEDSVYKIEDMVEKPRPDEAPSDLAITGRYVLESEIFDHIEDVPPGVGGEIQLTDAMRRLDNVYGHVFDGRIYDIGNNVEWLKSSLEIALQDPEVNGELREYLKKVLE